Genomic DNA from Haloplanus aerogenes:
GGCCGAAAGCCAATCAGGGGTCGTCCAACTACCCCTCGATTCACTCACGTACACCCATCGTATCGAAACCGAACTGTTCGCCAACCGGACTGGGACCGGCGTACAGACGGCGACAACATCGTCCCGCGTGCTCGGAACACCAGGTGAGTCGACCATATCGGTCGTTGATCTGCGTTAACATCCCCCACCATCGCCCCGAACTCGTTCGGCAGCACGGTTTTGCTAACCGACATACGAATTACATTTTGCAGACCCGACCAGCTCGATGGCATGTCGCTGGCGGATCAGTCGGTGCGAGCGTCGCTACACGGACGTAACGTCGGTTCAGGTCGGCACCACGATGCCCCACCGGTGTGAATCACGCGACCATGTATTCCACGTGCATCCGCCCGCGCGTTCCGCATCGACCAGTTCGCATCGTCCGCCGTGAGCCGTTCATCGCGCCCGAGCTACCGTTCGTTCGTTCCACCACAACGGAGAAGGTAGGACGATGTTCGATCGAAGGACCGTAACGTTCGCTGCGGCAGCGCTACTGGTCGTCGCGTCGCTCTCGCCAGTCGTCGGGCTATCGGCCGCCGCACGCGACCCGGGGGCAGCACAGGAACAACTCGTCACCGAACCGTTCGCCGAGCGGAACCTCCGGAAAGTCGTTCCAGCGGCCGACGAGTTCTCGGATCCGACCGGCCCCTACCGGACGGTGAGAGCGTACGAGGTGGTCGACGGCGAACGCCGCCTCGTCGGCTACGCTTTCCTGACGAGCAACGTCGTCGACACCGTCGGATTCAGCGACCGGCCCGTCGAATTCCTCGTGGGCATCGACACCGAGGGAACCATCACCGGCGTCCAACTGGTCGAACAGCACGAGCCGTTCTTCCAGCGACGGGCGACGCGGACGCGACTTCGCGAACTCGGCGATCAACTCGTCGGCCTCTCGGTCACCCGCGATGTCGTCTTCGAGGATCCGGACGCCGATGAGTACGAGGTTGACGCGATCACGCGTGCAACGGTCACCTCCGAGGTAACCGTCGAGACGATCATGCGCTCTTCACGGCTGGTCGCCCGTCATCAGGAGGTCGTGAGTGACGCGAGCGTCGCGAACGAAACCGACGGGAACCGGACGGGGACGCGGGTCGAACGAGCGGCGGGCGCGAACCGGGGCGAGGTTCGGCGGCTGGCGGTAAGCGAGTCGCTGGAACGGTGGAACGTCAGCGCGAGCGCCCTCGGCGTCTCGACCGACGCAGGCCCTGTCGGGCTCTACGTCACCCCGCTCGACTCCGAACGCACCGGTGACCGGCTGCTCGGGGATCAGCGCCACGACCGCCTCCGTGATCGATGGCCGGGGACGACGTTCGTCTGGATCGGCCTCGACGGCATCCCGGACGGGTGGAACGCCGACACGCTCGCCGTCCGACAGCACGCGCGCCAGTTCGACGCGACGCCGATCCGTCCGTCCGTGCAGGGGGTCGACTGGAGCGCGGTCGTGGTGGTTCGAGCTGACCGATTCGATCCGACGCGACCGTTCGCCGTCGTCGTCACTAGCGACGGACGGACCGTGAGTCGAACGTACATCCCCCCGGGAACTGGGACGGTGGCGGCGCTCGTAGCTCGAACGACGCCCGATTGGCTCCACGAAGTGCGGAGCGCATGGGAGCGTGCGTGGCCCGAGTCGCTGCTACTGGTAGTCGGCCTTTCCCTCGTCGCGGGGCTGTTCGCCCTGCGTCGCCGCCTCCTCGCCACCGAGGGGGTGGATGTCTCGTACGACGCCATCCGCCACATCGTGCTCGCCGTCAGCCTCCTGTTCATCGGCTGGTATCGACCCGCCCAGCCGACGAGTCAGCAACTCGCGGCCTTCGTTCGCGAGATGATCACTTGGCTCACTGGCGGCGGGTTCGACTGGGTGCTCTTCTTCTCGATGCCACTGATTCTCCTCGTACTCGGCTTCTTCGCGCTCACCGTCGTCGTCTGGGGGCGTGGGACGTTTTGTGGCTGGGTGTGCCCGTTCGGTGCACTGTCGGAACTGCTCTACCGGCTCACCCCCTGGGAGCACGAACTTCCTCGCCGGCACCACGAGCGACTGGAGAAGCTCCGCTATCCGCTGTTCGTTCTCATCGTCGTCGGCGTCCTCGTATCGACGAACGTCGGGGCGACACTCGCGAAGGTCGAACCGTTCAAGGCGGCGTTCTACTACTCGCTTGTCAGCAACCCGTTCTACGTCGGGTGGTCCCTACTGCTGGTCGTTGCCGGTGCCGTCGTCTTCCGACCGTACTGCCGGTATCTGTGTCCGCTCGGTGCCGGCCTCTCGTTCGGAAACGTTCTCCAGCAACGGGAGATTCAGCGGTACGACCTCTGTGGGGACTGCGTGAAGTGCCAGACCGACTGCGAGTTTCAGGCCATTCGTGACGACGGCTCGATCGCTCGCCAGCAGTGCTTCCAGTGTTCGGTCTGCGTCGAGAACTACTACGACCCGGACAGCTGCCCCGTCTTGCTCCAGTACGACCCCGAGGACGGCGACTGGAGCGCTGCGTGGGAGGATCCGGCGTTGATCGAGCGGATTCGGCCGGCTGATCGGACTCGCGAGCAACGCCGTATCCTCGCTGTGGATTCGGATGTGAACGACGGGGCTTCGGGATCCGACTCGAACGGCAGCGGCGAATCTACGGATCGTATCGAACGCGACGACATCTCGACGGAGTGGGACGACGATTCGTCGACGCCGACCTGGCCCACCGACACCCGCCACGAGCGGGGTGATGGTGATGCGTGACCTCGATCGGCGGTCGATACTCTCGGCGCTGGCCGGGACTGCGGTCGGGGTGGGACTCCTCGATCGAACATCGTTCACCGGCCGCGACCGAACCGAGGTTCGAAGCGTCCGTCCGATGATGGGGACACTCGTGACGGCCGCAGCGGTCACCACGTCGCCCGATCGAGCCGCAAGCGGGATCGACGCGGCGTTCGCGGAGATGGAGCGGCTGATCGGCGTGTTCTCCCGACATGACGCCGACGCGCAGGTCGCTCGACTGAACGCCTCGGGGACACTTACCGATCCCTCACCGGAACTCGTGTCAGTCCTCCGGACGGCCCGCCGCGTCCACGACCGGACCGAGGGCGCGTTCGATCCGACGGTCCTGCCGGTACTGGCCGACACGTTGAGGGGCGACACAAGCGGGGGATCGGCGGATGCCGTACCGGGATTCGACGAGGTGCGGATTCGGGA
This window encodes:
- a CDS encoding 4Fe-4S binding protein, with the translated sequence MFDRRTVTFAAAALLVVASLSPVVGLSAAARDPGAAQEQLVTEPFAERNLRKVVPAADEFSDPTGPYRTVRAYEVVDGERRLVGYAFLTSNVVDTVGFSDRPVEFLVGIDTEGTITGVQLVEQHEPFFQRRATRTRLRELGDQLVGLSVTRDVVFEDPDADEYEVDAITRATVTSEVTVETIMRSSRLVARHQEVVSDASVANETDGNRTGTRVERAAGANRGEVRRLAVSESLERWNVSASALGVSTDAGPVGLYVTPLDSERTGDRLLGDQRHDRLRDRWPGTTFVWIGLDGIPDGWNADTLAVRQHARQFDATPIRPSVQGVDWSAVVVVRADRFDPTRPFAVVVTSDGRTVSRTYIPPGTGTVAALVARTTPDWLHEVRSAWERAWPESLLLVVGLSLVAGLFALRRRLLATEGVDVSYDAIRHIVLAVSLLFIGWYRPAQPTSQQLAAFVREMITWLTGGGFDWVLFFSMPLILLVLGFFALTVVVWGRGTFCGWVCPFGALSELLYRLTPWEHELPRRHHERLEKLRYPLFVLIVVGVLVSTNVGATLAKVEPFKAAFYYSLVSNPFYVGWSLLLVVAGAVVFRPYCRYLCPLGAGLSFGNVLQQREIQRYDLCGDCVKCQTDCEFQAIRDDGSIARQQCFQCSVCVENYYDPDSCPVLLQYDPEDGDWSAAWEDPALIERIRPADRTREQRRILAVDSDVNDGASGSDSNGSGESTDRIERDDISTEWDDDSSTPTWPTDTRHERGDGDA